In a single window of the Anaerocolumna cellulosilytica genome:
- a CDS encoding acetyl-CoA carboxylase biotin carboxylase subunit: MIENKNRIKKVLIANRGEIAVRIIRACREMGISTVAICSEADKDALHAQLADETVCIGPAPAKDSYLKMDRIISATCATGADAIHPGFGFLSENSKFADLCRKCNITFIGPSPEVIDKMGNKAEARKTMMDAGVPVVPGTKEPVYTAEDGKKLADNMGYPVIIKASAGGGGKGMRIVEREEDFNKHFETASQEAKNAFGDDTMYIEKYIPRARHIEFQILADNYGNVIHLGERDCSIQRRHQKMIEEAPSFAISEVLRKEMGEVAVRAAKAAKYTNAGTIEFILDQEDNYYFIEMNTRIQVEHGVTELITGIDLIKEQLKVASGEPISITQEKVKIRGHAIECRINAENPMNNFLPSPGLITSLHFPGGNGVRIDSALYSGYKIPAVYDSLIVKLMVHDANRDLAIQKMRGVLGELVIEGIDTNIDFQYQIINHEDYKKGNIDTGFIERLLNKKE; this comes from the coding sequence TTGATAGAAAATAAGAATAGGATAAAGAAAGTCCTCATTGCCAATCGTGGTGAAATTGCGGTGCGTATTATTCGTGCCTGCCGTGAAATGGGTATCAGCACTGTAGCCATATGTTCGGAGGCTGATAAAGATGCTCTCCATGCTCAGCTAGCAGATGAAACCGTATGTATAGGTCCTGCACCGGCAAAGGACAGTTATTTGAAAATGGATAGAATTATCAGTGCAACCTGTGCAACCGGAGCAGATGCAATACATCCGGGATTTGGATTTTTGTCTGAAAACAGTAAGTTCGCAGATCTGTGCAGGAAGTGTAACATAACCTTTATAGGCCCTTCACCAGAAGTAATAGATAAGATGGGGAACAAGGCCGAAGCCAGAAAAACCATGATGGATGCCGGTGTACCTGTAGTACCGGGGACGAAAGAGCCTGTCTATACAGCAGAGGATGGTAAAAAGCTTGCAGATAACATGGGCTATCCGGTTATAATTAAAGCCAGTGCAGGCGGTGGTGGTAAAGGAATGCGTATTGTTGAAAGAGAAGAAGATTTTAACAAGCATTTTGAAACGGCCAGCCAGGAAGCTAAGAATGCGTTTGGGGATGATACTATGTATATTGAAAAGTATATCCCAAGAGCGAGGCATATCGAATTTCAGATTCTTGCAGATAACTATGGTAATGTTATACACCTTGGTGAAAGGGATTGCTCCATACAACGAAGACATCAAAAGATGATTGAAGAAGCACCTTCCTTTGCAATCAGTGAAGTACTAAGAAAGGAAATGGGCGAGGTAGCAGTAAGAGCAGCAAAGGCAGCAAAGTATACCAATGCCGGAACCATTGAATTTATCTTAGATCAGGAAGATAACTATTATTTTATCGAAATGAATACCAGAATCCAGGTAGAGCATGGTGTGACAGAATTAATTACAGGCATTGACCTGATTAAAGAGCAGTTAAAAGTAGCTTCCGGAGAACCTATAAGTATAACCCAGGAGAAAGTAAAGATAAGAGGCCATGCCATTGAGTGCCGTATTAATGCAGAAAACCCGATGAATAATTTTCTTCCTTCTCCAGGGCTCATTACCAGTCTGCATTTTCCCGGTGGGAACGGAGTCAGGATTGATTCAGCTCTTTATAGCGGTTATAAAATACCGGCTGTCTATGATTCTCTCATTGTGAAACTTATGGTGCATGATGCAAACCGCGACTTGGCAATTCAGAAGATGCGGGGCGTGTTAGGTGAGCTGGTAATTGAAGGTATTGATACCAATATAGATTTTCAGTACCAGATTATCAATCACGAGGATTATAAAAAAGGTAATATTGATACGGGCTTTATTGAAAGACTCCTAAATAAGAAAGAATAG
- the fabZ gene encoding 3-hydroxyacyl-ACP dehydratase FabZ — MLSINEIKKIIPQRSPFLLIDRIDELIPGVRAVGRKCVSYNELFFTGHFPEEPVMPGVLVIEALAQVGAVLCLSLDENKGKNSYFGGINKARFRNKIFPGDVLTLEVELIKKKGNVGVAAAKAYDENKVFAEAELTFVIG, encoded by the coding sequence ATGCTAAGTATAAATGAAATCAAAAAAATCATACCTCAAAGAAGTCCCTTTCTATTAATTGACCGGATTGATGAATTAATTCCCGGAGTTCGTGCTGTAGGTCGCAAATGTGTATCCTATAATGAATTATTTTTTACCGGGCATTTTCCCGAAGAGCCTGTTATGCCGGGAGTACTTGTAATTGAAGCCTTAGCTCAGGTAGGAGCGGTATTATGCCTTTCTTTAGACGAAAATAAGGGAAAAAACTCCTATTTTGGAGGAATTAACAAAGCTAGATTCCGTAATAAGATTTTTCCGGGAGATGTGCTGACACTTGAAGTGGAGTTAATTAAGAAAAAAGGAAATGTAGGTGTTGCAGCTGCGAAAGCCTATGACGAGAATAAAGTATTTGCAGAGGCTGAACTTACCTTTGTAATCGGCTAA
- a CDS encoding acetyl-CoA carboxylase biotin carboxyl carrier protein produces MEFENIIKLIKTVSESNLTSFTYAEGDLSLSFQKEHGALSTVAGSIPITSSVTKEEAVEEETHKFSIKSPMVGTFYSAKTEGGEPYISIGDKVKKGQVIGIVEAMKLMNEIESSYDGIVEEILVENKNMVEYGQPLVHIRPL; encoded by the coding sequence ATGGAATTTGAGAATATCATAAAGTTGATAAAGACAGTTTCTGAATCAAATCTGACTTCATTTACCTACGCGGAAGGAGATTTAAGTCTTTCCTTTCAAAAAGAGCATGGTGCGTTAAGTACTGTTGCAGGTTCTATACCTATAACAAGTTCGGTTACAAAGGAAGAGGCAGTTGAAGAAGAAACACATAAGTTTTCTATTAAATCACCTATGGTGGGAACCTTTTATTCTGCCAAAACAGAAGGCGGCGAGCCTTATATTTCAATAGGTGATAAAGTAAAAAAAGGTCAGGTCATCGGTATTGTGGAAGCAATGAAGTTGATGAATGAAATAGAGTCTTCTTATGATGGAATCGTAGAAGAAATATTAGTTGAAAATAAAAATATGGTTGAATATGGTCAGCCTCTTGTTCATATCAGACCGCTTTAA
- the fabF gene encoding beta-ketoacyl-ACP synthase II: protein MKRVVVTGMGVISPIGNDIDTFWESVKEQKTNFKPISYFNTDEYKVKLAAQVEDFQAEKYMDAKAARRMEAFCQYAVAASAQAIQNSGLDMEKEDLTRIGVSVGSGIGSLQSIEREHQKLLEKGPKRTATLLVPLMISNMAAGNVAIAFGLKGKCTNIVTACATGTHSIGDACRYIQCNEADVMVAGGTEAAITPLGIAGFSALTALSTETNPERASIPFDKERSGFVMGEGAGVVVLESYEHAVARGATILAEIVGYGATCDAFHITSPSEDGEGAARAMLLAINEAGIKPEEVDYINAHGTSTHHNDLFETLSIKKAFGDYAYKLKISSTKSMTGHLLGAAGAVEFITCVKSVMEDYIHPTVGYQIPDEDLDLDYTKEPVTDKTITYALSNSMGFGGHNGSLLVKKFVG from the coding sequence ATGAAAAGAGTAGTTGTAACGGGAATGGGAGTTATTTCTCCTATCGGAAATGATATCGATACCTTTTGGGAAAGTGTAAAAGAACAAAAGACAAATTTTAAACCAATATCCTATTTTAATACGGATGAATATAAAGTAAAACTAGCAGCTCAGGTGGAAGATTTCCAAGCTGAGAAATATATGGATGCCAAAGCAGCCAGGAGAATGGAAGCGTTTTGCCAGTATGCTGTAGCAGCTTCTGCTCAGGCAATACAGAATTCAGGTCTTGATATGGAGAAAGAAGACTTGACAAGAATTGGTGTCTCTGTAGGTTCCGGTATCGGAAGTCTCCAATCCATCGAAAGAGAGCATCAAAAGCTGTTGGAAAAAGGTCCGAAAAGGACGGCTACTTTGCTGGTACCTCTTATGATATCTAATATGGCAGCAGGAAATGTAGCTATAGCATTTGGTTTAAAAGGTAAATGTACCAATATAGTAACTGCTTGTGCTACAGGAACCCACTCAATTGGAGATGCTTGCCGTTACATCCAGTGTAATGAAGCAGATGTTATGGTAGCCGGTGGTACGGAAGCAGCTATAACTCCCTTAGGTATTGCCGGATTTAGTGCTTTGACTGCTTTATCAACCGAAACCAATCCCGAAAGAGCCTCTATTCCATTTGACAAGGAAAGAAGTGGATTTGTAATGGGTGAAGGTGCAGGAGTTGTTGTACTTGAATCTTATGAGCATGCAGTTGCAAGGGGTGCCACTATATTAGCAGAAATTGTAGGTTATGGAGCGACTTGTGATGCTTTTCATATTACATCTCCATCAGAGGACGGAGAAGGGGCAGCACGTGCCATGCTGTTAGCCATTAATGAAGCAGGAATAAAGCCGGAAGAGGTTGATTATATCAATGCCCACGGAACCAGTACCCATCATAACGACCTTTTTGAAACCTTATCCATTAAGAAGGCATTTGGGGATTACGCTTATAAATTAAAGATAAGCTCTACCAAATCAATGACGGGTCATCTTCTTGGAGCAGCAGGTGCCGTAGAATTTATAACTTGTGTAAAATCAGTTATGGAGGATTATATCCATCCAACCGTAGGCTATCAGATACCCGATGAAGATTTAGACTTAGATTATACTAAGGAACCTGTTACCGATAAAACAATAACCTATGCCTTAAGTAATTCCATGGGTTTTGGTGGTCATAACGGCAGTTTACTGGTTAAAAAATTTGTAGGATAG
- the fabG gene encoding 3-oxoacyl-[acyl-carrier-protein] reductase yields MLTNRIALVTGASRGIGRAIAITLAGYGATVIVNYNGSKEKADEVVEEIVKNGGKALAYQADVADFSAVQNMFADLVKQLGRIDILINNAGITRDNLILKMSEEEFDQVIDTNLKGVFNCLKQAARLMLKQKQGRIVNISSISGVMGNAGQINYSASKAGVIGMTKSLAKELGSRGITVNAIAPGYIKTDMTAVLKEDLKEKVMDAIPLRRLGEAEEIAEAAAFLVSDKAAYITGQTIQIDGGLGI; encoded by the coding sequence ATGTTAACGAATAGGATTGCATTAGTTACCGGTGCCAGCAGGGGAATCGGAAGAGCAATTGCAATTACCCTGGCAGGTTATGGGGCAACGGTTATTGTAAATTATAACGGCTCTAAAGAAAAAGCAGATGAAGTAGTAGAAGAGATAGTGAAAAATGGTGGTAAAGCGTTGGCTTATCAGGCTGATGTAGCCGATTTTTCAGCAGTCCAGAACATGTTTGCTGATTTGGTAAAGCAGTTGGGAAGAATTGATATTCTTATTAATAATGCTGGTATTACAAGAGATAACCTGATATTAAAAATGTCCGAAGAAGAATTTGATCAGGTTATAGATACCAATCTAAAGGGAGTCTTTAACTGCTTAAAGCAGGCGGCAAGACTTATGCTGAAACAAAAACAGGGAAGGATAGTAAATATATCCTCCATCTCAGGCGTAATGGGCAATGCAGGTCAGATTAATTACAGTGCATCAAAAGCTGGGGTTATAGGTATGACAAAATCCCTTGCAAAAGAATTAGGTTCAAGGGGAATTACTGTGAATGCCATTGCACCGGGATATATTAAAACAGATATGACGGCGGTTTTAAAAGAAGACCTAAAAGAGAAGGTAATGGATGCTATACCCCTAAGGCGTTTAGGAGAAGCAGAGGAAATAGCAGAAGCAGCCGCTTTTTTAGTATCTGATAAGGCGGCTTATATTACCGGGCAGACCATACAGATTGATGGTGGGCTTGGAATCTAA
- the fabD gene encoding ACP S-malonyltransferase, with the protein MGKTAFIFPGQGAQYIGMGKEFYDTFESSREIFHKASVLLGIDMMELVFEENDMLNITEYTQIAMVTTCMAIYSQVKTLGFEPFVCAGLSLGEYPALMASGVLDFSEGIQVVRERGKLMQNAVKPGIGAMAAVIGLEKEKIEEICEEISGIVGIANYNCPGQIVITGEKEAVETAGEELTKQGARKVIALNVSGPFHSPMLKEAGESLSKVLETVEINIPMIPYVSNVTAEFIRDKSPIKGLLSAQVASPVKWQQSVENMIKAGVDTFVEIGPGKTLTAFIKKIDRSCKILNIEKPADLEKLKEVMKC; encoded by the coding sequence ATGGGAAAAACCGCATTTATCTTTCCCGGTCAGGGAGCGCAGTACATCGGAATGGGTAAAGAATTTTATGATACCTTTGAAAGCTCTCGGGAGATATTTCACAAAGCCAGTGTATTATTAGGAATTGACATGATGGAGCTAGTCTTTGAAGAAAATGACATGCTTAATATTACAGAATATACCCAGATAGCCATGGTTACTACTTGTATGGCAATCTATAGCCAAGTGAAAACGTTAGGATTTGAACCCTTTGTGTGTGCAGGCCTAAGTCTTGGAGAATACCCCGCACTAATGGCAAGCGGTGTCCTTGACTTTTCTGAGGGGATTCAGGTTGTAAGAGAACGGGGAAAATTAATGCAAAATGCAGTAAAGCCGGGAATTGGTGCTATGGCTGCGGTAATAGGTCTTGAAAAGGAAAAGATTGAAGAAATTTGTGAAGAGATATCTGGAATTGTTGGTATAGCCAATTATAACTGTCCCGGGCAGATAGTAATAACCGGCGAGAAGGAAGCGGTCGAAACAGCCGGTGAGGAATTGACAAAGCAGGGGGCAAGGAAAGTAATCGCCTTAAATGTTAGCGGACCTTTTCACTCCCCAATGCTTAAAGAAGCAGGAGAATCCTTATCAAAGGTACTTGAAACCGTTGAAATCAATATACCTATGATACCATACGTCTCCAATGTAACTGCCGAATTTATCAGAGACAAATCACCAATAAAGGGATTGCTATCCGCTCAGGTGGCATCTCCGGTAAAATGGCAGCAGAGTGTAGAAAACATGATAAAGGCAGGAGTGGATACCTTTGTTGAAATAGGACCAGGAAAAACCTTGACTGCCTTTATTAAAAAGATAGATAGAAGTTGTAAGATACTAAATATTGAGAAGCCGGCAGACTTAGAAAAACTAAAGGAGGTAATGAAATGTTAA
- the fabK gene encoding enoyl-[acyl-carrier-protein] reductase FabK: MRTRISELLNIEYPIIQGGMAWVAEHHLAAAVSNAGGLGIIAAGNAPAEVVREEIRKARELTDKPFGVNIMLLSPFAPEVAKVVVEEKVPVVTTGAGNPESYIPMWKEAGIKIIPVVASVALAKRMEKYGADAVVAEGCEAGGHIGELTTMALIPQIVDAVTIPVIAAGGIGDGRGLAAVFLLGAEGGQVGTRFVVSHESIVHENYKKRVITSRDIDSAVTGRSTGHPVRSIRNQMTRNYAKLEQEGKSFEELELLTLGSLRKAVMEGDVVNGSVMAGQIAGLVSKEQSCKEIIEEIVDEMKHLIQNFHF; the protein is encoded by the coding sequence ATGAGAACAAGAATTAGCGAATTGCTAAATATAGAATATCCGATTATTCAGGGGGGGATGGCCTGGGTAGCGGAACATCATCTGGCGGCGGCAGTATCAAACGCCGGGGGACTTGGAATCATTGCAGCCGGTAATGCACCGGCTGAAGTGGTAAGGGAAGAGATTAGAAAAGCAAGAGAACTGACAGATAAGCCCTTTGGTGTTAATATCATGCTCCTTAGCCCTTTTGCCCCTGAAGTTGCAAAGGTGGTTGTAGAAGAAAAGGTTCCGGTAGTTACTACCGGGGCAGGTAATCCGGAGAGCTATATACCTATGTGGAAAGAAGCAGGTATAAAAATAATTCCGGTGGTTGCTTCCGTAGCCCTTGCAAAGCGTATGGAGAAGTATGGTGCTGACGCAGTAGTGGCAGAGGGTTGTGAAGCCGGTGGTCATATTGGAGAACTTACGACAATGGCGCTAATTCCCCAGATTGTTGATGCTGTTACTATTCCTGTTATAGCTGCTGGCGGTATTGGTGACGGCAGAGGCCTTGCTGCTGTATTTTTACTTGGGGCGGAAGGTGGCCAGGTGGGTACCCGTTTTGTGGTTTCCCACGAATCCATAGTACATGAAAATTATAAGAAAAGGGTTATTACATCAAGGGATATCGATTCTGCTGTAACCGGAAGATCAACAGGGCACCCTGTAAGATCCATTCGTAACCAGATGACCAGGAATTACGCCAAATTAGAGCAAGAGGGAAAAAGCTTTGAGGAGCTTGAGCTTCTGACTTTAGGGTCTTTGCGTAAGGCTGTGATGGAAGGCGATGTGGTGAATGGTTCTGTTATGGCCGGACAGATAGCCGGTTTGGTTTCAAAGGAACAGTCCTGTAAAGAAATAATTGAGGAAATAGTGGACGAAATGAAGCATCTGATTCAAAACTTCCATTTTTAA
- the acpP gene encoding acyl carrier protein, which yields MIEKLKEIIANQLTVEISEIKEESSFKEDFGADSLDLFELVMALEEEFDVEIPSEDLNSIGTVEDVINYLKNKGVE from the coding sequence ATGATAGAAAAATTAAAAGAAATTATTGCAAATCAATTAACGGTAGAAATAAGTGAGATTAAAGAAGAATCATCCTTTAAAGAGGATTTTGGAGCAGACTCTCTGGACTTATTCGAATTAGTAATGGCATTGGAGGAAGAATTCGATGTGGAGATTCCTTCTGAAGATTTAAATAGCATTGGTACAGTTGAAGATGTCATTAATTACCTAAAGAATAAAGGCGTGGAATAA
- a CDS encoding RNA polymerase sigma factor, which produces MKDEAIINLIYNKDETGLLKLADKYEKLLVHIAVGILGSRSRDIEECVNDTYLKLWNHIEQYDMEKASLKTYLKVIVRNTAINKLRDLSKREDRELPEDISDIAKYYVDQRQSVEGQVFRKQDIHLLNAIISNLNKKDHELVIRKYFYLQSSKDIAASMKMTVTAVDSRLSRLRGKMKQEYEKEKHTNFCM; this is translated from the coding sequence TTGAAAGATGAAGCAATAATAAACCTTATCTATAACAAAGATGAGACAGGTTTATTAAAGTTAGCTGATAAGTACGAAAAGTTGTTAGTTCATATAGCTGTGGGCATTCTTGGCAGCCGCTCAAGAGACATCGAAGAATGCGTGAATGATACTTATTTAAAGCTATGGAACCATATAGAGCAATACGATATGGAGAAGGCTTCTTTAAAAACTTATCTTAAAGTTATTGTTAGAAATACGGCTATTAATAAACTTCGTGATTTAAGCAAAAGAGAAGACCGTGAGCTTCCTGAGGATATATCTGATATTGCAAAATATTATGTTGACCAAAGGCAAAGTGTAGAAGGGCAGGTGTTCCGCAAACAAGATATTCATTTGCTGAACGCAATTATCAGCAATTTAAATAAAAAAGACCATGAACTGGTTATTAGGAAATATTTTTATCTGCAATCCTCTAAGGATATTGCAGCTTCTATGAAGATGACGGTAACTGCTGTTGACAGCAGACTTTCAAGACTTAGAGGTAAAATGAAGCAGGAATACGAAAAAGAGAAACATACTAATTTTTGTATGTAG
- a CDS encoding helix-turn-helix domain-containing protein, translated as MDFSNRLKYLRQKHKLTQGELAAVIGLKSTAISNYESKRNEPSLEKLISLSDYFNVSCDYMLGITDNSLRVGSDDLDDETADFFILYRRLNNLNTSEIRNYARYLLYKQEKLAQSLKENNP; from the coding sequence ATGGATTTTAGCAATCGGTTAAAATACTTAAGACAGAAACACAAACTGACGCAAGGAGAGTTAGCAGCAGTCATCGGTTTAAAGTCTACTGCAATTTCTAATTATGAATCAAAGCGCAATGAACCTTCTCTTGAGAAGTTAATTTCCTTATCTGATTACTTTAACGTATCTTGTGACTATATGTTAGGAATTACTGACAATTCTTTGAGAGTAGGAAGTGATGATTTGGATGATGAAACTGCTGATTTCTTTATTCTATACCGACGATTAAATAACCTTAATACCTCTGAAATTAGGAATTATGCCAGGTATCTGCTCTATAAGCAGGAGAAATTAGCCCAAAGCTTAAAAGAAAATAATCCATGA
- a CDS encoding DUF4177 domain-containing protein, with protein MQQYVVLQVTLKEKFIGTGSGNLTELEGVINTQAAKGYRLHTISTAAAGSKGFLGGDRIQATLIFERL; from the coding sequence ATGCAACAATATGTAGTATTACAAGTAACATTAAAAGAAAAGTTTATTGGAACGGGGTCAGGAAATTTAACAGAACTAGAAGGCGTAATTAATACTCAAGCAGCAAAGGGTTACAGATTACATACAATATCTACAGCCGCTGCCGGAAGTAAAGGCTTCTTAGGCGGAGACAGAATACAAGCTACACTTATATTTGAGCGTCTATAG
- a CDS encoding phosphotransferase: MNTKYKEDIKEYYKFAQKVLKEYEICYDDISFLQQSENITFCIEKKSSEEKYLVRIHKSIDEGDEYQNNISMINSELLLLEKLNACELFTVQAPVKNRYNSFVTRVFNESLGKDLNVTVLRWIDGDTIDINNEKYNGLALKLGEEMAKLHKYSNQCETSEEFIRIEHDLETSKTNLLKLDKLVDINILSKMKFDEIYKCAINIIEFIKKNLSKNENWGLIHGDLNECNYIVNGNEIFLIDFSRCGFGYYLYDIALTLMHLSNENRRLFIKGYKNISLLPNDYEKMIESFFVLSVIDNMLFLSSNPEEYDYIKNMVNYLCDYVIRKYKNNDRFIFVNN, translated from the coding sequence GTGAATACAAAATATAAAGAAGATATAAAAGAGTACTATAAGTTTGCACAAAAGGTCTTAAAAGAATATGAAATTTGTTATGATGATATTTCTTTCTTACAACAAAGTGAGAATATTACATTTTGTATTGAAAAGAAGAGTAGTGAAGAAAAGTACTTAGTTAGGATTCACAAATCCATTGATGAGGGTGATGAGTATCAAAATAATATTAGTATGATAAATTCGGAATTACTATTACTTGAAAAACTTAATGCTTGTGAGTTATTTACAGTACAAGCACCAGTAAAAAATAGATACAATAGTTTTGTAACAAGAGTTTTCAATGAATCATTAGGTAAGGATTTAAATGTTACAGTACTTAGATGGATTGATGGAGATACGATTGATATAAATAATGAGAAATATAATGGATTGGCCCTTAAATTAGGTGAGGAAATGGCTAAATTACACAAATATTCAAATCAATGTGAAACATCCGAGGAATTTATTAGAATAGAACATGACTTAGAAACTAGCAAGACTAATTTATTAAAATTAGATAAACTTGTAGATATTAATATTCTATCCAAGATGAAATTCGATGAGATTTATAAATGTGCTATAAATATTATCGAATTTATTAAGAAAAACTTATCTAAGAATGAAAACTGGGGGCTAATACATGGAGATCTAAATGAGTGTAATTATATTGTTAATGGTAATGAAATTTTTTTAATAGATTTTTCAAGATGTGGATTTGGTTATTACTTATATGATATAGCACTAACATTAATGCACCTTAGTAATGAAAATCGTAGACTCTTCATAAAAGGATATAAAAATATTTCCCTATTACCAAATGATTATGAAAAAATGATTGAAAGTTTTTTTGTGTTATCAGTAATTGATAATATGCTGTTTTTATCCTCTAACCCAGAAGAGTATGATTACATAAAAAACATGGTAAATTATTTATGTGATTATGTAATTAGGAAATACAAGAATAACGACAGATTTATATTTGTAAATAATTGA
- a CDS encoding SEC-C metal-binding domain-containing protein, producing MSLLTEWRDFAYSLDTNQKEGQMFWANYFNVEQGIYEQILAEPEVVVEGTVEELAVKYNTTLSLMVGFLDGINESLVKENPIEEMEANTVVNLGYDKEKLYRNMVEAKAEWLYDLPVWDTLLTEEKRKELYLEQKKSKTIVKEKKVGRNDPCPCGSGKKYKKCCGNA from the coding sequence ATGAGTTTATTAACTGAATGGAGAGACTTTGCTTACTCTCTTGATACAAACCAAAAAGAAGGACAAATGTTTTGGGCAAATTATTTTAATGTAGAACAAGGTATCTACGAGCAAATTCTTGCAGAGCCTGAGGTAGTAGTAGAGGGTACGGTTGAAGAATTAGCAGTAAAATATAACACTACCTTATCTTTAATGGTAGGTTTTCTGGATGGTATCAATGAAAGTCTTGTAAAAGAAAATCCGATTGAAGAAATGGAAGCTAACACAGTTGTAAACCTTGGATACGATAAAGAAAAGTTATACCGCAACATGGTGGAAGCTAAAGCGGAATGGTTATATGATTTACCTGTTTGGGATACTCTTTTAACAGAAGAAAAAAGAAAAGAATTATATTTGGAACAGAAAAAATCCAAAACAATTGTTAAAGAGAAGAAAGTTGGCAGAAATGATCCCTGTCCTTGCGGAAGTGGCAAAAAATATAAAAAGTGCTGTGGAAATGCTTAA
- a CDS encoding aminoglycoside phosphotransferase family protein codes for MNKNKKDEIQIKSETLTYVLSNMFDTGILHADYKTTQLHGGTLGDVQLVTGTAETTDGKKLPYSIVLKKQKKWERYGDPDSWRREYDLYTSDFGKLFTESLRWPDCYHAEMNGDEIQIWMEYINGISGLNLTGDMYERTAKELGRFQGRLYAEQPVILQTLTNLSKVDNMKNFYLHYRSWNEVYDYIRSNDCPIPKHLCDMLIAIDEHSDEIFARIAKLPIVLCHRDFWVANIFSYDDKIALIDWDTAGWGYLGEDIASLLADEADVNHMLEYYTRCVPAYYAGFSEYADISQSSNPCIYELILLMFGYRLVEDFKFAKTASDKDHYLNMLQKIYEMKDL; via the coding sequence ATGAATAAAAATAAAAAGGACGAAATACAAATCAAGTCCGAAACACTGACCTATGTTTTAAGCAACATGTTTGATACTGGCATACTACATGCTGATTATAAAACCACTCAATTGCATGGCGGCACTCTGGGTGATGTACAGCTTGTCACAGGTACAGCCGAAACCACAGACGGCAAGAAACTACCCTACAGTATTGTTTTGAAGAAGCAGAAAAAATGGGAACGCTACGGCGACCCTGATTCCTGGCGGCGGGAATATGACCTATATACTTCTGATTTTGGTAAGTTGTTCACCGAGTCTCTTCGCTGGCCAGATTGTTATCACGCAGAGATGAACGGCGACGAGATTCAAATCTGGATGGAATATATCAATGGCATATCCGGCTTAAACCTGACCGGTGATATGTATGAACGCACCGCCAAGGAATTGGGACGGTTCCAAGGTAGGTTATATGCAGAACAACCAGTTATATTGCAGACACTTACGAATCTAAGCAAGGTGGATAACATGAAGAATTTTTATCTGCACTATAGATCATGGAATGAAGTCTATGATTACATACGTTCCAATGACTGCCCTATACCAAAACATTTGTGTGACATGCTTATTGCTATTGATGAACATTCCGACGAAATATTTGCCCGTATTGCAAAACTGCCCATCGTTTTATGCCATAGGGATTTTTGGGTGGCAAACATATTTTCCTATGATGATAAAATCGCACTCATTGACTGGGATACCGCCGGTTGGGGTTACTTAGGCGAGGATATAGCCAGCTTGCTTGCGGATGAGGCAGATGTCAATCACATGTTAGAATACTATACTCGATGTGTCCCGGCTTATTACGCAGGGTTTTCGGAATATGCGGATATCTCTCAATCTTCCAATCCTTGTATCTATGAGTTGATTCTACTTATGTTCGGATACAGGCTTGTAGAGGACTTTAAATTTGCCAAAACAGCCAGTGACAAAGACCATTACTTAAACATGCTTCAAAAAATTTATGAAATGAAAGATCTTTAG